One Brevibacillus choshinensis genomic window carries:
- a CDS encoding SDR family NAD(P)-dependent oxidoreductase translates to MMFLLSGKIAVITGGGSGIGLATVKRFAKAGAKVVIGDITDQTQLAEEIGGLYIQTDVSKEEEVKFLMDKAADTFGQIDLVFNNAGVSGMKGRVTENPVSNYKRAFEINSMGILHGMKHAAGHMVRGGAIINTASMLGLRGDVNSSPYVSSKFSVVGLTVTAALELASKNIRVNCICPGKIATPMVNWETDAQRQATKLIIPLGRYGTPEEVASLVHYLCTDEAAYITGQAISIDGALSMGLSVEAYEQLLLNVNEKPIPQSNC, encoded by the coding sequence CTTGCTACGGTCAAACGCTTTGCCAAAGCGGGAGCCAAGGTCGTCATTGGTGACATTACGGATCAAACACAGTTAGCCGAAGAGATTGGAGGCTTGTACATTCAAACCGATGTCTCCAAAGAAGAAGAAGTTAAATTTCTGATGGATAAGGCCGCTGACACTTTCGGACAGATTGACCTCGTATTCAATAATGCTGGGGTTAGCGGTATGAAAGGAAGAGTTACGGAAAATCCCGTTTCCAACTATAAAAGAGCCTTTGAGATCAATTCCATGGGTATCCTTCACGGAATGAAGCATGCAGCAGGCCATATGGTTCGCGGCGGAGCGATCATCAATACTGCCTCCATGCTGGGCTTACGAGGAGATGTTAATTCAAGTCCGTATGTTTCCTCAAAGTTTTCCGTAGTCGGATTGACGGTGACAGCTGCGCTGGAGCTGGCCTCCAAAAATATTAGAGTGAACTGCATTTGTCCAGGAAAAATAGCTACCCCTATGGTAAATTGGGAAACCGACGCTCAAAGGCAGGCAACGAAGCTAATCATCCCCCTAGGCCGTTACGGCACTCCAGAAGAAGTAGCTTCGCTTGTCCATTATCTCTGTACGGATGAAGCTGCTTATATTACTGGTCAAGCGATCTCCATAGATGGCGCGTTAAGCATGGGGCTTAGTGTAGAAGCTTATGAACAATTGTTGCTTAACGTGAACGAAAAACCGATTCCTCAGTCCAACTGCTAG